The Gemmatimonadaceae bacterium nucleotide sequence TTCAAGCAGCACGATGGCCAGCCGTTCACGAATCTCGGCGGGCCCGATGCGCTTGAGATCAAAGCGCTGCAGGCGTGACAGCACCGGCGCCGCCATCTGCGCGATCTTCTGGGGCTCGGTGGTGGCAAAGACGAACACGACGCGTGGTGGCGGTTCCTCGAGGATCTTGAGCAGCGCGTTCCAGGCCTCGCGCGTGAGCATGTGCGCTTCGTCGACGATATACACCTTGTAGCGATCGTCACCCGACGGCGCGTACATCGCGCGCTCACGGAGTTCGCGGGCATCATCCACCCCGCGGTTGGACGCCGCGTCGATCTCCACGACATCCAGCGAGGCACTCCCGCTCCAGATGCGCTGGCAACTGGTGCACGATCCGCAGGGCTCCCCCTGCAGTTCCGGCTCGCCGCGTCGCTCGCAATTGAGCGCCATGGCCAAAACGCGGGCCAGCGTGGTTTTGCCGGTGCCGCGAGGGCCGCACAACAGATATCCGTGAGCGACCCGTCCGCGCGCAATCGCACCCTTGAGCGTGTTCGCCACGTGCGACTGCACCGCAACCGAGGCGAAGTTGCGCGGGCGATATTTGCGGGCGAGGGCGAGGGACATAGAGGGAAGGCAATCTACGGAACTGCGTGAGGGATGAGCAACCGACGGTTGTGCGTCACTCCGGTGGACAAAAAACGCGCGGGAGGTCCGTCTCCGAATCGGAGCGAATCCTCCCGCGCGCAGTGCTCCGGGCCTGACGAAGCGACGTCAGATTCCACATGCCGCTGCTACCTTCGGGGTCCTGACGGAGTTAGCGGGCTGTCGCCCTCCGGGACCCGGAGCGAGGGGAAGTCTAATCGGGGGGTGGGGGGGGGGGGGAACTACAGACGGGAGACGGGAGACGGGAGACGGGAGACGGGAGAGGAGACGGGAGATTTTACGAATTGCCGGACAATGCCCGTATCAATCGTTGCGCGGCGTCGGCGACCACCTCAGCGGGTGCATCCAGGTGGGTCACGGCGCGGACACGCGACGCGTGCCAGTGTGAGATCAGGACACCATGCGCGCGCGCGCGCGCCACCACCGCGGTGGCGTTTGGCGTCGGCAGGTCGATCATGACGATGTTGGTGTCCGGCTGGACGACCCGGACGCCACCGACGCCGTCAATTGCCTGGGCCAGATAGCGGGCCGATGCATGATCGTCGACGAGTCGCGACAGGTGATGCCGGACACCGTGCAACGCGCCGGCGGCAATAATGCCGCTCTGCCGCATGCCCCCGCCCAAACGGCGACGCACGCGCACGGCGCGCGCGATGACATCCGCAGGTCCGGCCAGTGCCGCGCCGACGGGGGCGCCAAGTCCCTTGGAAAACGACACCATGACGGTGTCGGCGCACGCGGCAAAATCGGCCAGTGATGTGCCGGTGGCCGCGGACGCATTCCACAATCGGGCGCCGTCGAGATGCACGGCAAGCCCCGCGCGGTCGGCCACCTCCCGCATCGCGCGCACCGCGTCCAGTGTGGTGACGGCTCCACCCGCGCTGTTGTGGGTGTTCTCGATGCATAGCAACACCTGTTCCGGCGCGTCGCCTGCTGTCGGCAACGCGACCGTGACGTCGGCGGCATTCATCACCTTCCCGGCGGCGCGCACCACGCGCACCTGCACGCCCGAGAACGCGGCGGCAGCCGACATCTCCGACGTGACGATGTGGGCATCACCGTCCACGAGGATGTCGGTTCCTGGCCTCGAGAGCAGCCAGATGGCCGCCTGATTGGCCATCGTGCCGGTAGGAAAGAACAGCGCGCGCTCCTTGCCCAGCATTTCGGCAACGACCGCTTCCAGAAGTCCGGTGGTGGGGTCGCCCTCCAGCACATCGTCACCAACGTCGGCGTCCGCCATGGCCCGACGCATCGCGGCCGTTGGACGGGTCACCGTATCACTGCGCAGATCGATCAGGCGTTCGGCAGGGGCTGACATATATGGTGTCGGAGAATCGTCGTCAGTCAGGGCGGTTGCGTCGGGACGAGGTGGCGTCAGGACGACTTGCGCGACGGTGGTGGTGTCGGGGTGCGCGACGATGCGGTCTTGGCGACCGGCGTCTTCCCCGCCGTCGGCAGCGGGACGTTCCGGTCGAGCGCGATCAATTCGACGCGGCGCAGCTCAACGGCCTGCGCAATCTCGCCGCCGATGAGAAAGAGCAGCGCGCCATAGTACGTCCAGAACACAACCGCGACAATCACGGCGATGGTGCCCGTGTACAGGGAACTGGGATCGAACTGTCGCACCAGAATGGCAAACACATGACGCGCAATTTCAAACAGCAGGGAGGCCGCTGCCGCGGCCGTCAGCGCCGTGCGCACCAACGGTCGGCGGCGCGGCAATCCATGGTACATCGCATAGAACAGGCTGAAGACGATGGAGATCGCGATCAGCCGCCCCGTCACGTACGTGAGTTCGCCCATGGCCGACTCACGGAGCCCCATGCGCATGAGCAACTGCACGCCCTGGGTGGTGGCCAGGTCGAGATAGGCCGACATGGCGATGTACACCACCACGGCCATGGTGGCCACGATGGTGGCGCCGAAATCGAACAGCTTGCCGACCACGATGCCGCGATCGGTGCCATCGAAGATGAGCGCCAATACGCTGCGTAACGACCCGAACAGCCGCGTCGAAAACCAGGCGAAGCCGATGGCGGCATACAACGTGACGGCGCCGCGGGTGCGCAGCACGTCGGACACAATGCTGTTGAGCAGATCGATGGCCGACGGCGTGTTGTTGGGCAGGAACGCCTGCAGCAGCCCAGTGACCGTGTGCACGGCGTCGTCGGGTGCACGCCCCAGCAGCAACGCAATGCCGGAGATCAACAGCAACACGAACGGCACAAGGGCGAGCAGGACATTGAAGGCCAGCCCGCCCGCGAGAAACAGGACGTTGTCCTCTTCGCTCTGTTTCCAGATGCGACGGACAACGTCCCACCAGGCGTCAGCCGTCCCGCGCAGTGCCGTCAGCGGACGTCAGTCCTGCCTCCGAAGAGGCGACCCCGCGAGGAACATCGGCCATCGGCACATCCCCTTCGGTGCTCTCGTGCCGACGCGCCTCACGGTACGCTCGACGGCTGTCGGCGTAGGCCCGCTTGGAATCGGCCACGGCGCGCTCAAGTTCCGCCCGCGCCTGCGCCGCCGCCTCACGACCCGCGTCCACCGCGTCGCTCACGGCCTGCGTTCGCGATCGCACGGCATCACGCGCGCGATCGACGCGTTCGTCAAAGCGCGCACGCGTGCGCCCGACGCGACCGGCCAGTTCCTCGCTGGCCTCACCAGTGAGGTCCTTCACGCGTTTACCGGCCCGGCGCGCCTCCCGCTGAATGCGCTCGCGCGTCTCCGCGCCGCTGGCCGGTGCGAACAGCAATGCGGCGCCGGCGCCAATGGCCAAGCCCACCAAAAGCATGGCGATGCCGTTGCCACCGCCCTGCTCCACCACCACAATGCGCTCGTCGTCGTATTCGTCACGTCGGGACATTTGGACCTCAGGATCAGTAGGTAGGAGGGGGAGCCAGTACTCAGGACATAGTACGTAGTACGTAGTACGTAGTACTTAGTACGTAGTACTTGGTACTTAGTACTTGGTACTTAGTACTTGGTACTTGGTACTTGGTACTTGGTACTTGGTACCTAGTACTCAGCTCCTCCCGTCAGTCGGACAGATCGGCGTCGTCCGGTGCCGCGACGAATTTCGTCGCGCCGTCCGGCGCCGACCGATGTTGCACCGGTGGCTTCACGAAGGTGGCCACCGTTTCCCGCGTACCACCAATAGCGAGCTGCGTGAAGAGAAACGTGAACTTCTCGTCGTACGCCGCTCCCAGCTTCGCGCGCATGTCGGCGGGTAGGGACCACAGCCGCCGCTTGAACGGCCCGATCGCTTTCTTGCGCGTCTTGTAGAAGAACTGCTCGTCGCTGTCGGTAGCCTTGCGCTCGTCCTTGGCGTTCTCCGTCAGCCACGCATAGATGTCGGCCTTGAGATCGGCCGGCAGGTGATCGTACATCATGTTCTGGAAGTTCGTCGCGAGATGAATCTCGGCCGTCTCGGTACGTGGAAAATTGTTGAAGGCCCCGTCCGGCAGTGTGGAGGCTCCATGCTGCACGGCGCCCGACATGGCATATCGATCGCGCGCGATCTTCGAGAGCGTCGCCAACGTATCGAGATCGAGCTTGACGTCGGCAATCGATCCATCGGCGAGCACGATGCCGCCATGGGACGTGCCCGACTGTACGGAAATTTTTGACAAACCAGCCATACCCGGTGCTTGCGCCGCCAATGTCCTGTTGAAACCCTCCATGAAGGCCTCAAGTTCCGCCGGCGTGCTGTTTTCCGTGCCCACCTCGCCAATCTCGCCACCAATTGAAATGGTGACACCGGCCGGCTCTTCGGCACGCACCGCGCGCGTGATATCCACGCAGACCTCATAGTTGAGGCGCTGCTGCTCGCTGAGGGTGGGCTTGGCCAGATCCACCAGCGTCGACGTGTCGACGTCAATGTTGTAGAAGCCCGCCGCCACCGCCTCCTTCACGATGGCCTTGACCGCGTTCACCTCGGGCCCCGGATCGACGGCGTATTTCTTGTGGTTGACCTGGAAATGATCACCCTGGATGAACAGCGGCCCACGGAATCCCTCACGCATGGCCGCCGCCAGCATCACCGACACGTACTCCGCCGGGCGTTGTTCGGTATAGGCAATCTCCGACCTGGCAATCTCGAGGATGAAGGCTCCGGCGTCCATCGCCTTCGCGGTGCGGAAGATCGAACGCGCCGTGTCGTAGCTCATGCCGCGCACGTTGATGGCCGGCACCGTGAATCCGCCGCACTTCCCCTGGCCGCGCGCGATGTACAGATCATGGATGGACGCGGGACGCACCCCCGCAATCTGCCCCAACTCCCACAATAACCAGCGTGCCGCATTGCGTTCCGCTTCGTCGGCGAAAACCGCCTGCCAGACGAGCGAGTCCATGTGGGTGGTCGTCAGCGCGGTGGCGTCGTGCAGATGCACGTGGCCGGCTTCGACCGTAACGGCACCACCAAGAAGGAATGTCGTGGACGAGGATTCAGGAGTCATCGGCGATGTGGATGGCGGACGGTGACGCGACACTGGACGCGAGCAAATACGGAGTTCCGAACCTGATTCAAACTTCCCATGACCGGGTCATTCCCGGCAAGGGGAACGGCCACAAAGCGCGAATCAAACCGTCCAGCGCGGATCGGGATTGGGTAACGCCTCCCATTCGGCACGCGCGGCGT carries:
- a CDS encoding threonine aldolase family protein encodes the protein MSAPAERLIDLRSDTVTRPTAAMRRAMADADVGDDVLEGDPTTGLLEAVVAEMLGKERALFFPTGTMANQAAIWLLSRPGTDILVDGDAHIVTSEMSAAAAFSGVQVRVVRAAGKVMNAADVTVALPTAGDAPEQVLLCIENTHNSAGGAVTTLDAVRAMREVADRAGLAVHLDGARLWNASAATGTSLADFAACADTVMVSFSKGLGAPVGAALAGPADVIARAVRVRRRLGGGMRQSGIIAAGALHGVRHHLSRLVDDHASARYLAQAIDGVGGVRVVQPDTNIVMIDLPTPNATAVVARARAHGVLISHWHASRVRAVTHLDAPAEVVADAAQRLIRALSGNS
- a CDS encoding YihY/virulence factor BrkB family protein codes for the protein MTALRGTADAWWDVVRRIWKQSEEDNVLFLAGGLAFNVLLALVPFVLLLISGIALLLGRAPDDAVHTVTGLLQAFLPNNTPSAIDLLNSIVSDVLRTRGAVTLYAAIGFAWFSTRLFGSLRSVLALIFDGTDRGIVVGKLFDFGATIVATMAVVVYIAMSAYLDLATTQGVQLLMRMGLRESAMGELTYVTGRLIAISIVFSLFYAMYHGLPRRRPLVRTALTAAAAASLLFEIARHVFAILVRQFDPSSLYTGTIAVIVAVVFWTYYGALLFLIGGEIAQAVELRRVELIALDRNVPLPTAGKTPVAKTASSRTPTPPPSRKSS
- a CDS encoding YtxH domain-containing protein, whose product is MSRRDEYDDERIVVVEQGGGNGIAMLLVGLAIGAGAALLFAPASGAETRERIQREARRAGKRVKDLTGEASEELAGRVGRTRARFDERVDRARDAVRSRTQAVSDAVDAGREAAAQARAELERAVADSKRAYADSRRAYREARRHESTEGDVPMADVPRGVASSEAGLTSADGTARDG
- a CDS encoding class II fructose-bisphosphate aldolase, which produces MTPESSSTTFLLGGAVTVEAGHVHLHDATALTTTHMDSLVWQAVFADEAERNAARWLLWELGQIAGVRPASIHDLYIARGQGKCGGFTVPAINVRGMSYDTARSIFRTAKAMDAGAFILEIARSEIAYTEQRPAEYVSVMLAAAMREGFRGPLFIQGDHFQVNHKKYAVDPGPEVNAVKAIVKEAVAAGFYNIDVDTSTLVDLAKPTLSEQQRLNYEVCVDITRAVRAEEPAGVTISIGGEIGEVGTENSTPAELEAFMEGFNRTLAAQAPGMAGLSKISVQSGTSHGGIVLADGSIADVKLDLDTLATLSKIARDRYAMSGAVQHGASTLPDGAFNNFPRTETAEIHLATNFQNMMYDHLPADLKADIYAWLTENAKDERKATDSDEQFFYKTRKKAIGPFKRRLWSLPADMRAKLGAAYDEKFTFLFTQLAIGGTRETVATFVKPPVQHRSAPDGATKFVAAPDDADLSD